A section of the Rhodobacter sp. genome encodes:
- a CDS encoding flagellar motor switch protein FliG, which translates to MTQDLAPIRPSPPPVAAQPATSGSPLLATSPSGRSIRALTGPQKAAILVRLLLAEGADIKLDSLPEDMQTALTEQIGRMRLIDRDTLTAVVGEFVETLEQVGLSFPGGIDGALKALDGRISPGASSRLKQMVRERHSADPWDRIAHAEPDTLLAVLAPESPEVAAVVLSKLSVTRAAELLGKMPGERARRVAYAVSLTEGIAPAMVARIGESIARELDQRPPRAFAVAPAVRVGAMLNSATGPVRDALLDALREQDAAFAEGVGKAIFTFAHIPDRLNPRDVPKVLREVAQPDLISALAATLPQPGSPEGRAADFLLANMSQRMAASLRDEVETRGKVKGKEAEAALAAVVTAIRELSDAGEITLLSDEDDD; encoded by the coding sequence ATGACGCAAGACCTCGCTCCGATTCGCCCGTCTCCACCGCCCGTCGCGGCGCAACCCGCGACGTCCGGCAGCCCCTTGCTGGCGACCAGCCCCTCGGGGCGCAGCATCCGGGCCCTGACCGGCCCGCAAAAAGCGGCGATCCTGGTGCGCTTGCTGCTGGCCGAAGGCGCGGATATCAAGCTCGACTCGCTGCCCGAGGACATGCAAACCGCGCTGACCGAACAGATCGGCCGGATGCGCCTGATCGACCGTGACACGCTGACCGCGGTTGTGGGGGAATTCGTCGAAACGCTGGAACAGGTCGGTCTCAGCTTTCCGGGCGGGATCGACGGCGCGCTCAAGGCTCTGGATGGCCGCATCAGTCCGGGCGCCAGTTCGCGGTTGAAACAGATGGTGCGTGAGCGCCACAGCGCCGATCCCTGGGACCGGATCGCCCATGCCGAGCCTGACACCCTGCTGGCGGTCCTGGCCCCCGAAAGCCCCGAGGTCGCAGCGGTGGTGCTGTCCAAACTGTCGGTCACACGCGCCGCCGAATTGTTGGGCAAGATGCCGGGCGAACGGGCGCGCCGGGTTGCCTATGCGGTCTCGTTGACCGAAGGGATCGCCCCCGCGATGGTCGCCCGGATCGGCGAGTCGATCGCCCGCGAGTTGGACCAGCGCCCGCCCCGCGCCTTTGCGGTGGCCCCGGCGGTGCGGGTCGGGGCGATGCTGAATTCGGCGACCGGGCCGGTGCGCGACGCGCTGCTCGACGCGTTGCGCGAACAGGACGCCGCCTTCGCCGAAGGGGTCGGCAAGGCGATCTTTACCTTTGCCCACATCCCCGACCGGCTGAACCCGCGCGACGTGCCCAAGGTTCTGCGCGAGGTGGCGCAGCCCGACCTCATCAGCGCCCTCGCCGCCACCCTGCCCCAGCCCGGCAGCCCCGAAGGCCGCGCCGCCGATTTCCTGCTGGCGAACATGTCGCAGCGCATGGCCGCCAGCCTGCGCGACGAGGTCGAAACCCGGGGCAAGGTCAAGGGAAAGGAGGCCGAGGCCGCGCTGGCGGCGGTGGTCACGGCGATCCGCGAGCTGTCCGACGCGGGCGAGATCACCTTGCTGAGCGACGAGGACGACGATTGA